A single window of Rhizobium indicum DNA harbors:
- a CDS encoding AI-2E family transporter — protein sequence MTSSASNADLAPSRPSIVHAAVQLGLVALLVYVCARVMLPFMGILLWSVILAVMLHPLHLRLSGRIGNRWSAFLIGMVGVAVVLVPMFVVVTSLGSSIYSLVSGLQNHSLTIPPPPTWLADLPVVGAKLSEGWSLTAANLPSALRQYGQMLSKPAAWLASFAGGLAAGGLSFVLSIAIAAVLVAYAKGAAAFALSLLELVTNSKARGARLIHLTATTIRGVAVGVVGVAVIQSMLVGVGFFAIGVPAAGALTLVTFLLAVVQIPPLLLTLPVMAYVFATEATTPAIIFAIWSLIAGLSDNLLKPLMLGRGSDVPMPVILVGVIGGMIADGLLGIFVGPVLLAVGFVLLMEWLHQRPAEDGPRIEGPAP from the coding sequence ATGACGTCCAGCGCATCGAACGCCGATCTTGCGCCGTCGAGACCGTCCATCGTCCATGCTGCGGTTCAATTGGGACTTGTCGCCCTTCTGGTCTATGTCTGTGCCAGGGTCATGTTGCCCTTCATGGGCATTCTGCTTTGGTCGGTGATCCTGGCGGTCATGCTTCATCCCTTGCATCTGCGCCTGTCCGGCCGGATCGGCAATCGCTGGTCGGCATTTCTCATCGGGATGGTCGGCGTTGCCGTCGTGCTGGTGCCGATGTTCGTCGTCGTCACATCGCTTGGATCTTCCATTTATTCGCTTGTTTCCGGCTTGCAGAACCACAGCCTGACAATTCCGCCGCCTCCCACGTGGCTTGCCGACCTGCCGGTGGTCGGGGCGAAGCTCTCGGAGGGCTGGTCGCTCACTGCCGCCAACCTGCCCTCGGCGCTCCGTCAATACGGTCAGATGCTGAGCAAACCTGCCGCCTGGCTCGCATCTTTCGCCGGAGGCCTCGCCGCCGGTGGCCTATCCTTCGTTCTTTCCATCGCGATCGCCGCCGTGCTTGTCGCCTATGCCAAGGGTGCTGCGGCATTCGCCCTCAGTCTGCTGGAGCTCGTCACCAACAGCAAGGCGCGGGGTGCCCGGCTCATCCATCTGACTGCCACAACGATCCGGGGCGTGGCGGTCGGCGTGGTCGGCGTGGCGGTGATCCAGTCGATGCTCGTTGGCGTTGGCTTCTTCGCCATCGGCGTTCCGGCGGCCGGCGCTCTGACGCTCGTCACGTTTCTCTTGGCAGTCGTACAGATACCGCCGCTGCTGCTGACGCTGCCCGTCATGGCCTATGTCTTTGCCACGGAGGCAACAACACCGGCAATCATCTTCGCCATATGGTCCTTGATCGCCGGGCTGAGCGACAATTTGCTCAAACCCTTGATGCTCGGCCGTGGATCGGACGTGCCAATGCCGGTCATTTTGGTCGGTGTCATCGGAGGGATGATAGCCGACGGCCTTCTCGGTATATTTGTTGGCCCCGTGCTGCTGGCCGTCGGCTTCGTGTTGCTGATGGAATGGCTGCATCAGCGCCCGGCCGAGGACGGACCCCGGATCGAAGGTCCGGCCCCATGA
- a CDS encoding helix-turn-helix transcriptional regulator: protein MRDAEAIYRTPLGAAGGLAVTGSGRQHARRAVTDRKLPSFAVVLVERGQGWLDTAATGRMSLTGPALFWLFPNRVHSYGPDEGGWDERWALFEGSFTRDFVRLRIIAERHPVVALHHLDEVVRLFGKLHADLLDDTNLGQASAALMLHRIVISAARQASGAADRRQERLDMADIVETLRRRAMQPLDLAAFAAEHGMSPATLRRRFTLETGLPPKAFQLRVRMDHAKQLLATTDEKIETVAAMIGLDDPFYFSRVFHEREGCSPREFRARYPRV, encoded by the coding sequence ATGAGAGACGCCGAGGCCATCTATAGAACGCCGCTCGGTGCGGCCGGCGGACTGGCAGTCACCGGCAGCGGCAGGCAGCATGCCCGCCGTGCGGTGACGGACCGGAAACTACCGAGTTTCGCCGTCGTCCTGGTGGAGCGGGGACAGGGTTGGCTGGATACCGCCGCCACCGGCCGCATGAGCCTGACCGGACCTGCACTGTTCTGGCTGTTTCCCAACCGCGTGCATTCCTATGGCCCCGACGAAGGCGGCTGGGACGAGCGCTGGGCGCTTTTCGAAGGGTCGTTCACGCGGGATTTCGTGAGGCTGAGGATCATCGCGGAGCGACATCCCGTTGTGGCCCTGCATCATCTCGACGAGGTGGTGCGGCTCTTCGGCAAGCTTCATGCCGATCTGCTTGACGACACCAACCTCGGGCAGGCGTCGGCGGCATTGATGCTGCATCGCATCGTTATATCAGCCGCCAGACAGGCAAGCGGCGCGGCTGATCGACGCCAGGAAAGGCTAGATATGGCCGACATCGTGGAAACGCTACGGCGGCGGGCGATGCAACCGTTGGACCTCGCAGCCTTTGCCGCCGAGCACGGCATGTCTCCGGCCACGCTGCGCAGGCGGTTCACGCTCGAAACCGGACTGCCTCCCAAGGCATTTCAGCTTCGGGTGCGCATGGACCATGCCAAACAACTACTGGCAACCACCGACGAAAAGATCGAAACGGTGGCCGCCATGATCGGCCTGGATGACCCGTTTTATTTTTCGCGGGTCTTTCACGAACGTGAGGGCTGCAGCCCTCGCGAATTCCGTGCGAGATATCCGCGGGTTTGA
- a CDS encoding phytanoyl-CoA dioxygenase family protein — MSIAAEVMQARKMEFPLAANGRSLPAERIGWLAPTDPGIGIDAIRRRYQDDGYVWLKGLLPRADVIDFRRWVFERLAETGLVEPGSDFSLGLASAGGFDKSLADRRLMSLVRSAAYEGFCAQPPLARFMDDFLQGISYLHKRKIMRFVQPGSPTATPAHYDLVYLRGGTSRLVTAWIPIGDIPAEMGGLVYLEGSHALGVKMEAEFKATSGDLSAEERISAYNHHMAEGGWISKDLPDMAARFDTRWLAADYEAGDVVLHSPYMIHASTTNQDRSRRLRLSTDIRYQNVDDEIDVRWNNHWSLGDML; from the coding sequence ATGTCAATTGCTGCGGAGGTCATGCAAGCTCGCAAGATGGAATTTCCTCTTGCCGCAAATGGCAGAAGCTTGCCCGCGGAGCGGATCGGTTGGCTCGCGCCGACCGATCCCGGCATCGGCATCGACGCCATCCGCCGCCGCTACCAGGACGATGGCTATGTCTGGCTGAAAGGCCTTCTGCCGCGGGCCGATGTGATCGATTTCCGCCGCTGGGTCTTCGAACGCCTCGCCGAAACCGGGCTGGTCGAGCCTGGAAGCGATTTTTCGCTGGGCTTGGCGTCTGCCGGTGGCTTCGACAAAAGCCTGGCGGACAGGCGCCTGATGTCGCTCGTCCGCTCCGCCGCCTATGAAGGCTTCTGCGCGCAACCGCCACTCGCCCGCTTCATGGACGATTTCCTGCAGGGTATCTCCTATCTCCACAAGCGCAAGATCATGCGTTTCGTCCAGCCGGGATCGCCGACGGCCACACCCGCCCACTACGATCTCGTCTATCTCCGTGGCGGCACCAGCCGCCTGGTAACGGCCTGGATTCCGATCGGCGATATCCCCGCCGAGATGGGTGGCCTGGTCTACCTCGAAGGTTCGCACGCCCTGGGCGTCAAGATGGAAGCCGAGTTCAAGGCCACAAGCGGCGATCTTTCTGCGGAAGAGCGGATCAGCGCCTATAACCACCACATGGCCGAAGGCGGCTGGATCTCGAAGGACCTGCCCGATATGGCGGCGCGCTTCGACACCCGCTGGCTCGCCGCTGATTACGAGGCCGGCGACGTGGTGCTTCACTCGCCCTACATGATCCACGCCTCGACCACCAACCAGGACCGTAGCCGACGGCTGCGCCTCTCCACCGACATCAGATATCAGAATGTCGACGACGAAATCGACGTCCGATGGAACAACCATTGGAGTCTCGGCGATATGCTGTAG
- a CDS encoding potassium channel family protein, giving the protein MITVISLGLLAMSICLALQALASVLAARYFAHARTQPMGRKPWRRIFLQFSVLMIVLMLGNIFQVVFWALLYRALGAFEDFETAMYFSGVTFTSLGYGDVVLDGRIRLLGPLQAANGLMMFGITTALFFSAIQHATGKLAVAHRTAHEP; this is encoded by the coding sequence ATGATTACAGTTATTAGCCTCGGCTTGCTTGCGATGTCGATATGCCTCGCACTGCAGGCACTCGCTTCAGTGCTGGCCGCGCGTTATTTTGCTCACGCGCGCACGCAACCGATGGGCCGAAAGCCCTGGCGAAGGATCTTCCTGCAATTCTCGGTTCTGATGATCGTGCTCATGCTGGGCAATATCTTCCAGGTCGTTTTCTGGGCGCTTTTATATCGTGCGCTCGGCGCCTTCGAGGACTTCGAGACGGCCATGTATTTTTCCGGCGTCACCTTCACGTCGCTTGGTTATGGCGACGTGGTGCTTGACGGCCGTATCCGGCTGCTTGGGCCGCTGCAGGCAGCCAATGGGCTCATGATGTTCGGGATCACAACGGCCCTGTTTTTCTCGGCTATCCAGCACGCCACGGGCAAATTGGCCGTGGCACATCGAACGGCGCATGAGCCCTAA